The Thermoplasma acidophilum DSM 1728 genome includes a window with the following:
- a CDS encoding glycosyltransferase family protein: MSKTVCVINDYYNSPLVSKAINSAMNQVDGIVVVGSPGRNLEIEDEKVTFIQSQISDVGKRYFIGLEKIDADYYFLLDYDDIFLSNKVNALKRVFENGKGGAAKESEYYNPSLNYISNVIRNRIDWHISEYSFDADFKKYLLKFVEKYSIPTHVSFDKILFAIMLNYGNMHVVNSKLTEIVSHGDSRMHAKRKRKFYSETYKVFEKFKSIPDLNQSCRQYVEYTYDLNRYLSEPTRENYEHLLASGKYPIPLYKRLYYKYYSIMKPE; the protein is encoded by the coding sequence ATGAGCAAAACAGTATGCGTAATAAACGACTATTATAATTCTCCATTGGTATCTAAAGCCATTAACAGCGCCATGAACCAGGTTGATGGAATAGTGGTGGTAGGTTCTCCTGGGAGAAATTTGGAAATTGAAGACGAAAAGGTAACATTTATCCAGAGTCAAATATCTGATGTGGGAAAGAGATATTTCATTGGTCTTGAAAAAATAGATGCTGATTATTATTTTCTGCTTGACTATGACGACATATTCCTATCAAATAAAGTAAATGCCCTCAAGCGTGTTTTCGAAAATGGAAAGGGCGGCGCTGCAAAAGAATCCGAATACTACAATCCGTCTTTAAATTACATCAGTAATGTCATAAGAAATCGCATCGATTGGCATATTTCAGAATATTCTTTTGATGCTGATTTTAAGAAATACCTCCTGAAATTCGTGGAAAAATATTCTATACCAACCCACGTGAGCTTTGATAAGATACTTTTCGCTATAATGCTGAATTATGGTAATATGCACGTTGTAAACAGCAAATTGACTGAAATCGTTTCACACGGCGATTCAAGGATGCATGCAAAAAGGAAAAGAAAGTTTTACAGCGAGACCTATAAGGTTTTTGAGAAGTTTAAAAGTATACCGGATCTTAACCAAAGCTGCAGGCAGTATGTTGAATACACTTATGATCTGAACCGTTACCTGTCTGAACCTACGAGGGAAAATTATGAACATTTGTTGGCATCTGGAAAATATCCTATTCCTCTGTATAAGCGACTCTATTATAAATACTATTCAATAATGAAGCCCGAATGA
- a CDS encoding glycosyltransferase, giving the protein MRIAIVVPYLAKVEGNKIALILASKLAKNNEVFVVSYAVKDSIIDEVNSLISPAKFFYQKAISNGRYGIRFAIKYQLLKGVDRKMANLLKALMPLDIYLVISNEGHWIPIYFDKAYGTKSALVVMELHDHGFISAGNDPLRFPILRTVLASPAYGLAKVIEYKRFKSFDILFANSKWTQIVFQYLYGLPVSGILFGIDTEVFKPTPSKFSEMNFIAVPTISLKKDYYGRRLISKLAKDGIPLLSYGPIKIEGVKHLGYLSQDEMVKILSAAKATLFLFNYEALGLIPFESLACGTPVITYPKQGPLVELSDNPNVIYFREYEELLKNCRLHLNSAKDEMTINKCRESVLKYDISKVSVDVEQLFQTIIFNKNKS; this is encoded by the coding sequence ATGAGGATTGCAATAGTCGTACCGTATCTGGCTAAGGTGGAGGGTAATAAAATAGCACTTATACTTGCATCAAAGTTGGCTAAAAATAATGAGGTTTTTGTAGTATCCTATGCTGTTAAGGATAGCATAATAGATGAAGTAAATTCCCTCATATCGCCGGCTAAATTCTTTTATCAAAAGGCGATAAGCAATGGTAGATATGGCATTAGATTTGCCATAAAATATCAGTTATTAAAGGGCGTTGATAGGAAAATGGCAAATCTCCTGAAAGCATTGATGCCGCTGGACATATATCTGGTTATTTCGAACGAAGGTCACTGGATCCCAATATATTTTGACAAAGCGTATGGTACTAAATCTGCACTGGTCGTTATGGAACTACATGATCATGGATTCATATCGGCGGGAAACGATCCCCTTAGATTTCCTATTCTGAGAACTGTTCTTGCATCTCCAGCCTATGGTCTAGCAAAGGTTATTGAATATAAAAGATTCAAATCGTTTGACATTTTATTTGCCAATTCAAAATGGACCCAGATAGTCTTTCAGTATCTCTATGGCCTTCCAGTGTCTGGTATCTTATTCGGAATAGACACCGAAGTGTTCAAGCCAACCCCCTCCAAGTTTTCAGAAATGAATTTTATAGCGGTGCCTACAATAAGCCTGAAGAAGGATTATTATGGTAGACGGCTCATTTCAAAATTGGCGAAGGATGGTATTCCGCTTTTGTCCTACGGTCCGATAAAGATTGAAGGGGTTAAACATCTGGGCTATCTGAGTCAGGATGAGATGGTCAAGATTTTATCTGCGGCAAAGGCAACCTTATTCCTTTTCAATTATGAGGCCTTGGGTCTCATTCCCTTCGAAAGTCTCGCATGCGGAACACCCGTTATAACATATCCGAAGCAGGGACCACTTGTGGAACTAAGTGATAATCCGAACGTTATATATTTCAGAGAGTACGAAGAATTACTGAAAAATTGTAGGCTTCATCTGAATTCAGCCAAGGATGAAATGACTATTAATAAATGCAGAGAATCTGTTTTAAAATACGATATTTCTAAAGTTTCTGTGGATGTTGAGCAACTATTCCAGACCATAATTTTCAATAAAAACAAATCATGA
- a CDS encoding glycosyltransferase family 4 protein: MRIVFCTLADLRTGRGVENVILNLIKYRPSDIQILLIQTDRLPNKRISNDYVQEVLREIDIITIHRHGIQSRNKFMKLLEEFLIRPAILDYRQAIKEGKFKNLGHIDLAYLFYNHYSIFFKGYKIPIIGGGHTDPLKNPKMFLEKNLKNVLYYLLYYKIYFRIYFKYLNGYHAFPKDADIFQYLKFKYEMVLPIGTDTSIYHPDFEDRHGKVTFFFNAALTYKKGLDIILPMLDMLGDIEIEFHIAGSGELEDVIKHQKKVVYHGVPSNDELSRLYRSFDVFVYPSKEDYFPQVVLQALASGMYVLAGDFLRGVFDEFEGKYLEYVGMNPEAFAKRINEILKNPEIIDHDKKLEFEYVKENYDWSVIAKRFYDYLKEFVSLNK; encoded by the coding sequence ATGAGAATAGTATTCTGTACGTTGGCCGATTTAAGAACTGGCAGAGGTGTTGAAAATGTAATACTTAACCTTATTAAATACCGACCAAGCGACATACAGATACTTCTTATACAAACGGATCGATTGCCTAACAAGCGAATTTCGAATGATTACGTGCAGGAGGTTCTTAGGGAGATTGATATAATTACGATCCACAGGCATGGGATTCAATCTAGAAACAAATTCATGAAACTCTTGGAAGAATTCTTGATAAGACCTGCCATTCTTGACTATAGGCAAGCCATTAAGGAAGGTAAGTTCAAAAATTTAGGTCATATAGATCTTGCATATCTTTTTTACAATCATTATTCGATCTTCTTCAAGGGATATAAAATACCAATAATAGGTGGAGGTCATACAGATCCACTTAAAAATCCCAAGATGTTTTTAGAGAAGAATCTCAAAAACGTATTATATTATCTATTATATTATAAAATATATTTTAGAATATACTTTAAATATTTAAATGGTTATCATGCTTTTCCCAAAGACGCTGATATTTTCCAATATTTGAAATTCAAATATGAAATGGTATTGCCCATTGGAACAGATACGTCGATCTATCATCCAGATTTCGAGGACAGGCATGGTAAGGTAACTTTTTTCTTCAATGCCGCCCTGACTTATAAGAAGGGATTGGATATAATATTACCAATGCTAGATATGCTTGGCGACATCGAAATAGAATTCCATATAGCAGGATCGGGAGAACTTGAGGATGTGATTAAGCATCAGAAGAAGGTTGTATATCACGGTGTACCGAGTAATGATGAACTGTCGCGATTATACAGGTCATTCGATGTCTTTGTCTATCCAAGCAAGGAGGATTATTTTCCGCAAGTTGTCTTGCAAGCCCTGGCATCTGGAATGTATGTTCTCGCTGGTGATTTTTTAAGAGGCGTTTTTGATGAATTCGAAGGAAAGTATCTTGAGTATGTGGGCATGAATCCCGAGGCTTTTGCCAAGAGGATAAATGAAATTTTGAAGAATCCTGAGATCATCGATCATGATAAGAAGCTTGAATTTGAATATGTTAAGGAGAATTACGATTGGTCAGTAATAGCCAAAAGGTTTTATGATTATTTGAAGGAATTTGTCTCGCTAAATAAATAA
- a CDS encoding thiamine pyrophosphate-binding protein — protein sequence MASEKDIKSGADIIAEYLERNGVEYVFTLTGHTILSLYEAIRKTKIKLVAVRHEQIAAHAADGYFRASHKPGVVITHIGPGLLNATTGVATAALDSSPLIVISGDAPSVYEGAGPHQEINQVTDLSQYLVYVPFAKRAWRINHVENIERIMDRAFSIALDGRPGVSLVDVPMDIFALKTDKYGLFTAKHSLNESRFAPDRETIRKAVDFILQHEKILILAGGGVRLSEAGKEIEELSELLNAPVATTMGGKGTFPEHNERSLGFLGGWGNPYANKASLESDLIIAVGTRFGEVNSSSWIEGYTFDFSKTDLLRIDIDEKERSKDYPEDMFLQGDAKATVSEIIDELKHRSHVRSGKNSGWYSEFRKGLDGYYDDFMRCEMGSGRIKPNYVIRVLQELIDEDRSISLITDVGWSKNGIAQYFRIDDPLNFITPGGLAINSHLTPQQKWIAEQFVMFFTGPSGEKQWVSKGLALPSRTAILDSSWYKTNFPIQSFAGEQFPHAYGWNYNTTNFQATESAAHSIIVDLFAGKITPTQAYDQIINETNANLKGTSTL from the coding sequence ATGGCGTCTGAAAAAGATATCAAATCCGGAGCTGACATCATAGCCGAATACCTGGAAAGGAATGGCGTTGAGTACGTTTTCACCCTCACCGGTCACACGATACTGAGCCTGTACGAGGCCATAAGGAAGACGAAGATCAAGCTAGTTGCAGTGAGGCATGAGCAGATAGCAGCGCATGCCGCTGACGGTTATTTCCGCGCTTCCCACAAACCAGGCGTTGTCATAACGCACATTGGCCCAGGACTCCTCAACGCCACCACCGGTGTTGCCACCGCAGCACTTGATTCATCGCCGCTCATCGTGATATCCGGAGATGCCCCATCTGTTTACGAAGGGGCAGGGCCGCATCAGGAGATAAACCAGGTCACTGATCTTTCACAGTATCTCGTCTACGTTCCGTTCGCCAAGAGGGCATGGAGGATAAACCATGTTGAGAATATAGAGAGGATAATGGACCGTGCATTTTCTATTGCACTTGACGGTAGGCCAGGCGTCTCGCTAGTTGACGTGCCGATGGATATATTCGCTTTAAAGACCGACAAGTATGGCCTGTTCACTGCAAAGCACAGTTTGAATGAATCTAGGTTTGCGCCTGACCGTGAAACGATAAGGAAAGCAGTCGATTTCATCCTTCAGCATGAGAAGATACTGATACTTGCAGGTGGCGGTGTCAGGCTATCAGAAGCAGGTAAGGAGATCGAGGAGCTTTCGGAATTGCTTAATGCCCCTGTAGCCACAACCATGGGAGGTAAGGGAACCTTCCCCGAGCACAATGAGAGATCTCTTGGGTTTTTAGGCGGGTGGGGCAATCCATATGCAAACAAGGCTTCGCTTGAGTCTGATTTGATAATAGCTGTGGGCACGAGATTCGGAGAGGTGAACTCTAGTTCCTGGATCGAAGGATACACCTTTGACTTCAGCAAGACCGATCTGCTGCGCATAGATATCGACGAAAAAGAAAGATCAAAGGATTACCCCGAGGACATGTTCCTCCAGGGTGATGCAAAGGCCACCGTATCTGAAATTATTGATGAACTGAAGCATCGATCGCATGTCCGCTCAGGGAAGAATTCAGGCTGGTATTCCGAGTTCAGAAAGGGGCTTGATGGCTATTATGACGATTTCATGAGATGCGAGATGGGCAGTGGCAGAATAAAGCCAAATTACGTCATACGCGTTTTACAGGAGTTGATCGATGAGGATAGATCGATATCGCTGATAACAGACGTCGGCTGGAGCAAGAACGGTATAGCACAGTATTTCAGGATAGATGATCCGCTAAACTTCATAACTCCGGGAGGCCTGGCCATAAACAGCCATCTCACACCGCAGCAGAAGTGGATCGCTGAACAGTTCGTGATGTTCTTCACCGGACCGAGCGGAGAGAAGCAGTGGGTATCAAAAGGCCTCGCCTTGCCGTCAAGGACAGCCATACTTGATAGCAGTTGGTACAAGACCAACTTCCCGATACAGAGCTTCGCGGGTGAGCAGTTCCCGCATGCCTATGGCTGGAACTACAATACAACGAACTTCCAGGCAACTGAGAGCGCTGCCCATAGCATAATAGTTGATCTGTTCGCTGGCAAGATAACGCCAACGCAGGCCTACGACCAGATAATCAACGAGACCAATGCAAACCTTAAGGGAACGTCTACACTGTGA
- a CDS encoding NAD-dependent epimerase/dehydratase family protein, with protein MKILVTGNKGFIGGHIYNYLKARNYEVYGYDIGDTLEDVKYDFIIHMAARGLIRLSKEYPYEYFQDGLALTMKFLELARKNNSMFIFPSSGSIENPTNPYSLGKKQAVEWIRLFNKLYNLNYFILKFFNIYGENARKGAVYLFTRAALTGETATVYGDGSHVRDYLYVGDVVKLVEDIINGRLNSGEYEVGSGIGTSVNELISLIEDVTKRKIKFIRKDYVVDEADNLVAKNTVIKRPLPLKEGIERVMQWIKESEIKA; from the coding sequence ATGAAAATTCTGGTGACTGGCAACAAAGGCTTCATTGGCGGACATATATATAATTATTTGAAAGCAAGGAATTATGAGGTATATGGATATGATATTGGCGATACATTGGAGGACGTCAAATATGATTTTATAATCCACATGGCCGCAAGGGGATTGATAAGATTATCCAAGGAATACCCTTATGAATACTTTCAGGACGGGTTGGCCCTTACGATGAAATTTCTTGAACTTGCAAGAAAGAACAATTCTATGTTTATTTTTCCATCATCGGGTTCAATAGAAAATCCAACGAATCCATATTCTCTTGGTAAGAAACAAGCGGTTGAATGGATAAGATTATTCAACAAATTGTATAACCTAAATTATTTCATATTGAAATTCTTCAACATATATGGGGAAAATGCCAGGAAGGGTGCAGTATATCTCTTTACAAGGGCGGCACTCACAGGAGAAACAGCAACTGTTTACGGAGACGGTTCCCATGTGAGGGATTATTTATACGTAGGAGACGTCGTAAAGCTTGTGGAAGACATAATAAATGGTCGTCTCAATAGTGGAGAATATGAGGTAGGTTCCGGCATTGGCACATCTGTCAATGAATTGATAAGTCTTATAGAAGATGTGACAAAAAGGAAAATAAAGTTTATTCGAAAAGACTACGTAGTCGATGAGGCCGATAATCTAGTAGCAAAAAATACAGTTATCAAGCGTCCATTACCGTTGAAAGAGGGCATTGAAAGAGTAATGCAGTGGATAAAGGAAAGCGAAATTAAGGCTTAA
- a CDS encoding MFS transporter, which translates to MAENISDVKNVNRPVGHIRWTIVLMVFGFITFDYIDRGLVTSALPVLTTEFHLSPILQAAIGDGFTYGYLIMNPVVGYILDRYGSRLAVTRFGIGWGAVQAATAGAFSAAYLVIARVFLGVMEAVGFPGVTKITAEWMPRQEKARSGTIGDSGVNVGIILGSLLLLGVDLIIPPGVAWRYALLISGTLTILLSFGLIFILYDTPEKHPKISKEELEYIRSNQEKAVEQTKAPVSAWFRTGDYWGSMMGLGAQAGIFFGLLTWLPLYLYEARHFTLTFTLAYTALIWGFGFIGEITGGFVIDYINRTRGPNTGMKIGFTVSSLGVTFGLLATALARSPILAVEILAVTFFFLRWSGIQWAVSSFLVPKEYAGQWGGHIGFWETLWGIIVPLAFGALLSVTHKYAPGIYMFVLIGIVYFVGTVVFTKYRPLLLKKAVPS; encoded by the coding sequence ATGGCTGAAAACATATCAGATGTTAAGAATGTGAACAGGCCAGTAGGGCACATACGATGGACGATTGTCCTCATGGTCTTCGGCTTCATAACGTTCGACTACATAGACCGGGGATTGGTCACGTCAGCTCTTCCAGTGCTCACGACGGAATTCCATCTCAGTCCAATACTGCAGGCTGCAATCGGTGATGGGTTCACCTACGGATACCTCATAATGAATCCGGTCGTGGGATACATACTGGATCGCTACGGTTCCAGGCTTGCGGTGACGAGATTCGGGATCGGATGGGGTGCCGTGCAGGCGGCAACGGCAGGTGCTTTTTCTGCTGCGTATCTGGTCATTGCAAGGGTATTTTTAGGTGTAATGGAGGCGGTCGGCTTTCCAGGGGTCACAAAGATAACCGCAGAGTGGATGCCGAGGCAGGAAAAGGCCAGAAGCGGTACAATAGGCGACAGCGGAGTGAACGTCGGTATAATACTAGGCTCTCTTCTGCTTCTTGGTGTTGATCTCATTATACCGCCGGGCGTCGCCTGGAGATACGCACTGCTCATCAGCGGTACCCTGACGATTCTGCTCTCCTTCGGGCTCATATTCATACTGTACGATACACCTGAGAAGCACCCAAAGATCAGCAAGGAAGAGCTTGAATACATCAGATCAAATCAGGAGAAGGCCGTTGAACAGACAAAGGCACCTGTTTCAGCCTGGTTCAGAACCGGTGATTACTGGGGATCCATGATGGGTCTCGGAGCGCAGGCAGGCATATTCTTCGGCCTGCTTACATGGCTACCACTCTATCTGTACGAAGCAAGGCACTTTACGCTCACATTCACCCTGGCGTATACAGCACTGATATGGGGCTTTGGCTTCATTGGAGAGATAACTGGCGGTTTCGTCATAGACTACATCAACAGGACGCGCGGACCGAATACGGGCATGAAGATAGGCTTCACCGTGAGTTCACTTGGCGTGACCTTCGGTCTGCTGGCTACGGCACTTGCAAGATCCCCGATACTCGCCGTGGAGATACTGGCTGTGACCTTCTTCTTCCTGAGGTGGTCTGGAATCCAGTGGGCTGTCAGCTCCTTCCTGGTACCAAAGGAGTATGCCGGTCAGTGGGGCGGACACATAGGGTTCTGGGAGACGCTGTGGGGCATAATAGTGCCACTGGCTTTTGGAGCTCTGTTATCCGTCACGCACAAGTATGCGCCCGGCATATACATGTTTGTGCTCATCGGCATCGTCTACTTCGTCGGTACAGTCGTATTCACGAAGTATCGCCCGCTGCTGCTTAAAAAAGCTGTTCCGTCTTAG
- a CDS encoding transposase, producing MRQIYPISDFQLCTVHASRNFESKIRVSDRDEADTDLKGIFLSGSKDESIRRLNDFKSKWLPEYMKPIYIIGKNLGVLLEYCKFPRSVKRSIHSTNIIERINKEIRRRIKIIDSLPSEENIMNITYLRLA from the coding sequence ATGAGGCAGATATATCCGATATCGGACTTTCAATTATGCACGGTACATGCATCAAGAAATTTTGAATCCAAGATACGGGTATCGGACAGGGATGAAGCGGACACCGATCTTAAGGGAATATTTCTCTCCGGATCGAAGGATGAATCGATCAGGAGATTAAATGACTTCAAGAGCAAATGGTTACCGGAGTATATGAAACCAATTTACATCATAGGAAAGAATTTAGGAGTACTTCTAGAATACTGCAAATTCCCAAGGTCCGTCAAAAGATCAATACATTCAACGAACATAATCGAGAGGATTAACAAGGAGATCAGGAGAAGGATCAAGATAATCGATTCACTTCCATCGGAAGAGAACATCATGAATATAACCTATCTGAGATTAGCCTAA